Proteins encoded by one window of Crassostrea angulata isolate pt1a10 chromosome 9, ASM2561291v2, whole genome shotgun sequence:
- the LOC128162219 gene encoding ficolin-1-like encodes MQLCLLGYFLTFFEVCPFVFSRITVNNFVRVQSGEIPSSECSIDEFPVDNSTTSAQMQCGLLCSSSDLCIGMEIIGEEAKQCRLLFGFDFLKSSIKTSKQVIRYQKLTGTNTVERDSYCTIQLTNGIEISTLCNQGAHKWMLMQRRIDGSVNFTRDWADYENGFGCLGSEFWLGNRNIHELTNDGYTYLRIELMDHDNVWKYAEYSTFNVESDSFKYRLHVRGYSGNAGDSLWLHDGMSFTTYDNDNDNNGTVNCGSLFRGGWWYHKCHTANLNGEYGNTIKSKGINWYYWKGFYYSMKEVRMMVRKP; translated from the exons ATGCAGTTGTGTTTGTTAGGCTACTTTCTTACCTTTTTTGAAGTGTGTCCCTTTGTTTTCTCACGCATTACGGTCAATAATTTTGTTCGTGTACAATCTGGGGAGATTCCTTCATCTGAGTGCAGTATAGACGAATTTCCTGTAGACAATTCAACAACTTCTGCACAAATGCAATGTGGATTACTGTGCAGCTCTTCTGACCTGTGTATCGGAATGGAAATCATTGGAGAGGAGGCGAAACAATGTCGTCTTTTgtttggatttgattttttgaaatcatcaattaaaacttcaaaacaagtcaTTCGTTATCAAAAG CTTACAGGAACCAATActg TTGAGAGGGACTCGTATTGCACAATACAATTAACAAATGGAATTGAAATATCTACTCTCTGTAATCAAGGGGCCCACAAGTGGATG ctcATGCAGAGACGTATCGATGGATCAGTGAATTTCACGAGAGACTGGGCGGATTATGAAAACGGTTTTGGATGCTTGGGATCCGAGTTTTGGCTTG GTAACAGGAACATCCATGAATTAACAAATGATGGCTATACGTATCTCAGAATAGAACTGATGGACCATGACAATGTTTGGAAATATGCAGAATATTCAACATTTAATGTGGAGTCTGACAGCTTCAAATATAGACTCCATGTCCGTGGTTATTCTGGGAATGCAG GAGACAGTTTATGGCTCCATGACGGAATGTCATTCACTACGTACGACAATGACAATGATAATAATGGGACTGTTAACTGTGGATCACTTTTTCGCGGAGGCTGGTGGTATCACAAATGTCACACGGCAAACCTTAATGGGGAGTATGGGAACACAATAAAGTCCAAAGGGATCAACTGGTATTACTGGAAAGGTTTCTATTACTCAATGAAGGAAGTCAGAATGATGGTTCGAAAACCATAA